A stretch of the Vigna radiata var. radiata cultivar VC1973A chromosome 7, Vradiata_ver6, whole genome shotgun sequence genome encodes the following:
- the LOC106765860 gene encoding uncharacterized protein LOC106765860, with protein MGLNDKQNNADGKDPDFGAIFMSNSETKRECFEMGVFGLPSTEIQFVEQVKAGMILFLYENEKRQLHGVFNASCDGGINIVPNAFAKQGKQFPAQVKFDTIWFCKPLPEKLFRDAIRENYFSAKKFNFGLSENQVYKLIYLFSKRKLEPELPGRPLSRTEYLKSERYPLGNLRRSVDHGMQIERGQSGQGLGDNISPVILHKHQGDSFNYNGKVEYTGLNASDIKRGRAAQFAAVDNASEYVCDYSGLKDERRFIAYENEDYMDTCHRPKTNGGYPKSLCDKIRIHGEGSLSINDRLMGNSLPETDQRMVFSNDIPGQHNSHINSSGFYSNPILEHSSLAQNQLRTTSTMVQPMPVQLLSNTCATQGSANSKRESLLYDPDVPGLNFSQASSFGVIDGSKPVIERITPVNNFGRNSLNSQPYLIHNNELRDTSRWHPVDFQNSILYSSNRDFIPLNTVQNSDQLAAESVVSEACDDVPSLKSLSSPIPPDIGKSSRSLHEPFSSLFHNHQPWLGNKLYSTTLQENPSHEITLQKSNERFAHDISWENEGHFKEDDPIIYEYDIGCYGDTQNNNSGYAKQKISVFSRLSFMQDMNEQDGHNDFHTSVDEVMKRVRQSHKKWMTKRKLVKPKRNKAESLKDYTQRSSLRTKEGDFSENTLNDQIMDSTTATVGNTNKTAEDTCFVDFKRRSKVRKPSAGNENSVVGQQKRRKLIRPNFCKSLTSDDKVIDLDASQNLRLGSCIVEDVKGSCCALIQTEVNTKAGVEVRDIISEIHSDDKNSCRARGYGSSDGGERASDSALAVFNDKSECLDSIKADTNIQNINGGTHTEDKETSHAWGYVCDEGGQKANGGALTAFSDESKCPENVTHNIFSSASCRGNRCHTKKGLCTMDIIKSISLNSESSFSICQDHQVHKIVSAGRGTNADKEIPKECSLTIAVKDGSEKVLIETSAPINESLHGIDSLKQVHAGTDSMCSTFQEHDTGKITSSGEGSDSREQLSKDGSSFDAGVKDGLDCLQNSNIGSGAIVPSFFEEVLSMTGSKKSVCSDSESLPSICLECRVDKGRCAGRPIKTEDCRSSVIAEVKDGSDGSQDRDYYTIKQKMI; from the exons ATGGGCTTGAACGATAAGCAAAACAATGCTGATGGGAAAGACCCGGATTTTGGAGCAATCTTTATGTCAAATAGTGAGACTAAAAGAGAATGCTTCGAAATGGGAGTGTTTGGCCTCCCATCAACTGAAATCCAGTTTGTAGAGCAGGTTAAAGCTGGAATGATTCTATTCTTATATGAAAATGAGAAGAGACAACTTCATGGTGTGTTCAACGCTTCCTGTGATGGAGGTATCAATATTGTGCCTAATGCATTTGCGAAACAGGGGAAGCAATTTCCTGCTCAG GTTAAGTTTGATACAATTTGGTTCTGTAAGCCACTCCCAGAAAAATTATTCCGTGATGCAATCAGAGAAAATTACTTTTCAGCTAAAAAGTTTAACTTTGGGCTATCTGAAAATCAG GTctataaacttatatatttgtTCAGCAAGAGAAAGCTGGAACCTGAGCTCCCTGGGAGACCATTGTCCAGAACCGAATACTTGAAATCAGAAAGGTACCCTTTAGGCAATTTAAGAAGATCTGTTGATCATGGAATGCAAATTGAAAGAGGACAAAGTGGGCAAGGTTTGGGTGATAACATATCACCTGTCATATTGCATAAACACCAAGGCGATTCTTTTAATTACAATGGTAAAGTTGAATATACTGGATTAAATGCAAGTGATATTAAGCGAGGAAGGGCTGCTCAGTTTGCTGCGGTGGATAATGCAAGTGAGTATGTTTGTGACTATTCAGGATTAAAAGATGAACGTAGGTTTATTGCATATGAGAATGAGGATTATATGGATACCTGTCACAGGCCAAAAACTAATGGTGGATACCCCAAAAGTCTATGTGATAAAATTAGAATTCATGGTGAGGGAAGCTTATCAATTAATGATAGGCTCATGGGTAATTCCCTTCCAGAGACGGATCAGAGGATGGTATTTTCAAATGATATTCCTGGTCAACATAATTCCCATATCAACTCATCTGGCTTTTACAGCAATCCTATTTTGGAGCATAGTTCTTTGGCTCAAAATCAGCTTAGGACAACTTCAACCATGGTTCAACCAATGCCGGTACAGCTCTTAAGTAATACATGTGCAACACAAGGAAGTGCTAATTCTAAGAGGGAATCCCTTCTATATGATCCAGATGTTCCTGGTTTAAATTTTAGTCAGGCATCATCTTTTGGAGTTATTGATGGTTCTAAGCCAGTAATAGAAAGGATTACCCCTGTAAACAACTTCGGAAGGAATTCCTTGAACAGTCAACCATATCTCATCCATAATAACGAGCTGAGAGATACGAGCAGGTGGCACCCTGTTGACTTTCAAAATTCTATTTTGTATAGTAGTAACAGGGATTTCATACCTCTAAACACGGTTCAAAATTCTGACCAGTTGGCAGCAGAATCTGTTGTTTCTGAGGCTTGTGATGATGTTCCTTCCTTAAAGTCTTTGTCATCCCCTATCCCTCCAGATATTGGAAAGAGTAGCCGCAGTCTACATGAGCCCTTTTCTTCCTTGTTCCATAATCACCAACCGTGGTTAGGCAACAAATTATATTCCACAACTTTGCAAGAAAACCCAAGCCATGAGATAACACTACAGAAAAGCAACGAAAGATTTGCTCATGATATTTCATGGGAAAATGAGGGTCATTTCAAAGAGGATGATCCAATAATCTATGAATATGATATTGGATGTTATGGTGACactcaaaataataattctgGTTATGCAAAGcaaaaaattagtgttttttCTCGATTATCTTTTATGCAGGATATGAACGAACAAGATGGACACAATGATTTCCATACTTCAGTTGATGAAGTGATGAAAAGGGTTCGGCAGAGTCACAAAAAGTGGATGACAAAAAGAAAGCTTGTCAAGCCCAAGCGCAACAAAGCTGAAAGTTTGAAGGATTATACTCAAAGAAGTAGCTTGAGGACGAAGGAGGGTGATTTCTCTGAAAATACCTTGAATGATCAAATAATGGATTCAACTACTGCAACTGTGGGCAATACTAACAAAACAGCCGAAGACACATGTTTTGTGGATTTCAAGCGGCGTAGCAAAGTCAGGAAACCTAGTGCTGGAAATGAGAATTCGGTGGTTGGGcaacaaaagagaagaaagttgaTCCGCCCAAATTTCTGCAAGAGTTTAACTTCTGATGATAAGGTCATTGATCTCGATGCTTCTCAAAACTTACGACTTGGAAGTTGTATTGTCGAGGATGTTAAGGGAAGCTGCTGTGCTTTGATTCAAACTGAGGTTAACACTAAGGCAGGTGTTGAAGTAAGAGACATTATTAGTGAAATACATTCTGATGACAAGAATAGTTGTCGTGCTAGGGGATATGGCAGCAGTGATGGAGGAGAAAGAGCATCCGATAGTGCTCTTGCTGTATTTAATGATAAGTCAGAATGTCTGGATAGCATTAAAGCAGATACTAATATTCAAAACATTAATGGTGGAACACATACTGAAGATAAGGAAACTAGTCATGCCTGGGGATATGTCTGCGATGAAGGAGGACAAAAAGCAAACGGTGGTGCTCTTACTGCATTTAGTGATGAATCAAAATGTCCGGAGAACGTAACCcacaatattttttcttcagcTTCTTGCAGAGGCAATAGATGTCATACCAAGAAAGGTTTATGTACGATggatattataaaatcaatttctctGAACTCAGAATCATCGTTTTCAATTTGTCAAGACCATCAGGTGCATAAGATCGTATCTGCTGGCAGAGGTACCAATGCTGACAAAGAAATCCCCAAAGAGTGCAGCTTAACTATTGCAGTTAAAGATGGTTCTGAAAAGGTTCTAATTGAAACTTCTGCTCCTATAAATGAAAGTTTACATGGGATTGATAGTTTAAAGCAAGTACATGCAGGTACAGACTCAATGTGTTCAACATTTCAAGAGCACGATACTGGTAAGATCACTTCTTCTGGCGAAGGAAGTGATTCTAGAGAACAATTGTCGAAAGATGGCAGCTCCTTCGATGCAGGAGTTAAAGATGGATTGGACTGTTTACAGAACTCCAACATTGGAAGTGGTGCAATTGTTCCTTCTTTTTTCGAGGAAGTCTTATCTATGACTGGGAGTAAAAAGTCAGTATGCTCAGATTCAGAATCACTGCCTTCTATATGTTTAGAATGTCGTGTTGACAAGGGTAGATGTGCTGGCAGGCCTATTAAGACTGAGGATTGTAGATCCTCCGTTATTGCTGAAGTTAAAGATGGATCGGACGGTTCACAGGACCGTGACTACTATACTATTAAACAAAAGATGATTTGA